A DNA window from uncultured Methanoregula sp. contains the following coding sequences:
- the psmB gene encoding archaeal proteasome endopeptidase complex subunit beta, translating to MPEQVQESMKGTTTIGIVFAGGVILATEKRATMGYMIASKKAKKVYQVADRIGMTTAGGVGDAQQLARILTVECNLYQIRRSRPITVGATATLLSNYLNQNRYFPYYVQLLVGGVDEKGPGVYSVDAMGGATKEEEIVATGSGSPMAYGVLEDRFKPGMTEAEAIELAIRGLKSAMKRDAGSGEGIHVVVITKDKFQDLSEDEVKTFLARIAA from the coding sequence ATGCCTGAACAGGTACAGGAGTCCATGAAGGGGACAACAACCATCGGTATTGTTTTTGCCGGGGGTGTGATCCTAGCAACCGAGAAGCGGGCGACCATGGGCTACATGATCGCCAGCAAGAAAGCAAAGAAAGTATACCAGGTGGCAGATCGGATCGGTATGACCACTGCCGGCGGGGTTGGCGATGCCCAGCAGCTTGCCCGTATCCTCACGGTAGAATGCAACCTTTACCAGATCCGCAGGTCCCGCCCGATCACGGTTGGCGCAACTGCTACCCTGCTCTCAAATTATCTGAACCAGAACCGGTATTTCCCCTATTATGTCCAGCTCCTTGTTGGTGGTGTGGACGAGAAGGGTCCGGGCGTCTATTCTGTGGATGCAATGGGCGGTGCGACAAAGGAAGAGGAGATCGTTGCAACAGGCTCCGGCTCTCCCATGGCCTACGGTGTGCTCGAAGACCGGTTCAAGCCGGGCATGACCGAAGCTGAAGCAATTGAGCTGGCAATCCGCGGTCTCAAGTCCGCAATGAAACGCGATGCCGGATCCGGCGAGGGGATCCACGTTGTTGTAATAACCAAGGACAAATTCCAGGATCTGAGCGAGGATGAAGTCAAGACATTCCTTGCCAGGATCGCTGCTTAA
- a CDS encoding CBS domain-containing protein, with protein sequence MTSDVVHVEIPGNRDDVLKILKRTGISGVPVIKNKKIVGIITRKDLLSKPEETQLGLLMTSKPIVIGPDMELKEAARMLISRRIRRLPVVEDGHLIGLLSVADVISGLAQLKIREEIKDKYTSRTFALWEDTPLPVVGRVMEISGVDAIPILDAENKLQGIISERDLIRNSSIEDSVGVSDFSNGTDDDEWTWESIRDNHTISFGISRVQLPNRPVKLAMVRNVVAVPQNAEVSECALKMKRSRVDQLPVVNGDKKLVSILYDRELIRAMCQDMSE encoded by the coding sequence ATGACCTCGGACGTGGTCCATGTCGAGATACCTGGTAACCGCGACGATGTCTTGAAAATTCTCAAGCGCACGGGAATCTCCGGTGTCCCGGTCATCAAGAACAAGAAAATTGTGGGGATCATTACCCGGAAGGATCTGCTTTCCAAGCCTGAAGAGACTCAGCTTGGCCTCCTCATGACCTCAAAGCCCATTGTCATCGGACCGGACATGGAGCTCAAGGAAGCTGCCCGTATGCTCATCAGCCGGAGGATCCGCCGGCTCCCGGTTGTCGAGGACGGCCATCTTATCGGCCTCCTGTCCGTTGCCGATGTGATCTCGGGCCTTGCCCAGCTCAAGATACGGGAAGAGATCAAGGACAAGTATACCAGCCGGACCTTTGCCCTCTGGGAAGACACGCCCCTCCCGGTTGTCGGCCGGGTCATGGAGATCTCCGGTGTTGATGCGATTCCCATCCTCGATGCCGAGAACAAGCTCCAGGGCATCATATCCGAGCGGGATCTCATACGGAATTCCAGTATCGAGGACTCCGTAGGCGTTTCGGACTTCTCCAACGGGACCGACGATGACGAGTGGACCTGGGAGAGCATCCGCGACAACCATACCATCAGTTTTGGCATCTCCCGGGTACAGCTCCCGAACCGGCCGGTAAAACTTGCCATGGTCCGGAATGTTGTTGCCGTTCCCCAGAATGCTGAAGTGAGCGAATGTGCTCTCAAGATGAAGCGCTCCAGGGTTGACCAGTTGCCGGTCGTGAATGGCGACAAGAAACTCGTCTCGATCCTGTATGACCGGGAACTGATCCGGGCCATGTGCCAGGACATGTCAGAATAA
- a CDS encoding tetratricopeptide repeat protein, whose amino-acid sequence MRLKLLVTVIILLVFSVGMVHAEDATEWISQGQTAQLSGNYALALSNFNKAIELDKNSPTAYSGKAAALNSLGQYSAALDAADASLALRSSGAEALNARAFALYNLGRYADSVAAYDKLFIVQQNRADAFCTQGSAYMSLNKPDMASVSYTKCSNLDPQNFNSWNNLGLSYIAQGNYAQALSAFDQATAITTKSAEIWNNKGVALAGLNRTQEAMDCFSKAIGIDPGYTDAQKNKANMYGKVQYYTITGSPTPTIAPWKLGGDTTRTVTPTPTGTLIAPSVVTTPVAAETTLAESPVTTSTPVPRKTTYSPLSPLTTLGALTGVCGLFFLMQRNKK is encoded by the coding sequence ATGAGGTTGAAACTACTCGTTACGGTAATCATACTCCTGGTATTTTCGGTTGGCATGGTTCATGCCGAAGATGCGACAGAATGGATCTCCCAGGGCCAGACTGCGCAGCTTTCGGGAAATTATGCATTGGCCCTTTCGAATTTTAATAAAGCGATAGAACTGGACAAGAATTCACCGACAGCATATTCCGGCAAGGCTGCAGCCCTCAACAGCCTGGGCCAGTATTCGGCGGCTCTGGATGCGGCAGATGCGTCCCTTGCCCTGCGATCCAGCGGGGCTGAAGCGCTGAATGCCCGGGCTTTCGCGCTCTACAACCTCGGCCGGTACGCGGACTCCGTGGCAGCCTACGATAAACTTTTCATTGTCCAGCAGAACCGCGCAGACGCATTCTGCACCCAGGGATCCGCCTACATGTCCTTGAACAAACCGGATATGGCTTCCGTGTCGTACACAAAGTGTTCGAATTTGGATCCGCAAAATTTCAATTCCTGGAACAACCTGGGCCTTTCTTACATAGCCCAAGGCAATTATGCCCAGGCCCTCAGCGCATTCGACCAGGCCACGGCTATCACCACCAAGAGCGCCGAGATCTGGAATAACAAGGGCGTTGCCCTGGCAGGCCTCAACCGGACGCAGGAGGCCATGGATTGTTTCAGCAAGGCAATAGGCATCGATCCCGGGTATACCGATGCCCAGAAGAACAAAGCGAACATGTACGGGAAGGTCCAGTATTATACTATTACCGGAAGCCCGACCCCGACCATTGCTCCCTGGAAGCTGGGCGGAGATACCACCCGGACTGTCACGCCAACCCCTACTGGCACGCTCATCGCCCCATCTGTTGTCACGACTCCAGTAGCTGCTGAAACAACCCTGGCAGAATCTCCGGTAACAACAAGTACCCCGGTTCCCCGGAAGACCACCTACTCTCCGCTCTCCCCTCTCACGACCCTGGGTGCACTCACCGGTGTATGCGGGCTGTTCTTCCTCATGCAACGGAATAAAAAATAA
- a CDS encoding amidohydrolase, with amino-acid sequence MKDHPQILSGNAFLGEELTETPVDIYIENGIIAAIEETRSAPLRWICPALFDAHTHLGDTIAMDCGVTGDLSALVTPPDGLKHRLLAAATRPDLVAGMRASLSGMARSGIAGCADFREGGRDGVLALQEAARGLPIRPLIFGRNGGEQAGEGLGISSTRDVPDPDRQVREARNAGKLVAFHAGEQDPDDVDAALAFDPDLIIHATHATKKQIRSCADRDIPIAICPRSNWILGVSRSPGHPPLGYMQECGCRILLGTDNVMFVPPDLFSEMAFVSAVYGSNPVDILRSAVAGSDLTGSPYYIRVGAPANLFEISFSASALRFTRDPLATLVKRANFAEIGKNVFNSQLK; translated from the coding sequence ATGAAAGACCACCCGCAGATCCTGTCCGGCAATGCATTCCTTGGAGAGGAGCTTACTGAAACGCCGGTCGATATATATATCGAGAACGGTATCATCGCTGCCATTGAGGAGACCCGATCTGCCCCCCTGCGCTGGATCTGCCCCGCGCTCTTTGATGCCCACACGCACCTTGGCGATACGATAGCGATGGACTGCGGGGTGACCGGGGATCTTTCTGCCCTCGTGACCCCTCCGGATGGCCTGAAACACCGGCTCCTTGCCGCAGCAACGCGCCCGGATCTCGTGGCCGGAATGCGGGCAAGTCTTTCGGGCATGGCCCGCAGCGGGATAGCCGGATGTGCCGATTTCCGCGAGGGTGGCAGGGATGGTGTCCTTGCTCTCCAGGAGGCAGCCCGCGGACTCCCGATCAGACCCCTGATCTTCGGGAGAAATGGTGGCGAACAGGCTGGCGAGGGGCTTGGGATCAGCAGCACACGGGATGTTCCCGATCCAGATCGGCAGGTACGGGAGGCCCGGAATGCAGGAAAACTCGTGGCATTCCATGCCGGCGAACAAGACCCGGACGATGTGGATGCAGCGCTCGCATTCGACCCCGATCTTATCATTCACGCCACCCATGCAACAAAGAAACAGATCCGGTCCTGTGCAGACCGGGATATACCTATTGCCATCTGCCCCCGGTCCAACTGGATCCTGGGCGTGAGCAGGTCGCCGGGCCATCCCCCGCTCGGCTATATGCAGGAATGCGGCTGCCGGATCCTGCTCGGGACGGATAACGTGATGTTTGTTCCTCCCGATCTCTTCTCGGAAATGGCTTTTGTCTCTGCCGTATATGGTTCAAATCCCGTGGATATCCTTCGCTCGGCTGTTGCGGGTTCAGATCTCACCGGCTCACCCTATTATATCCGGGTCGGGGCGCCTGCCAATTTGTTTGAAATCAGTTTTTCTGCATCAGCCCTGAGATTCACGCGCGATCCGCTCGCAACGCTGGTGAAACGGGCGAATTTTGCTGAAATTGGCAAAAATGTTTTTAATTCGCAACTCAAATAA
- a CDS encoding PAS domain-containing sensor histidine kinase has translation MPPPVNKTDPVPSAGEILHDYERRYRMMAENIALGIFQITIGENGQVLSGNPVMAAMLGYDRVEDIVGRSTDDFFIRSRELEELTNELRRAGSVAGREIRLMRRDGSEIWVSIRAWSVGMAKDGLIVIEGLAEDITERRVFESEMHYHESELNRYALALTLANKKLNLLSSITRHDILNKLTGLMGYLELIKEEFPDPRLQEYLTIQSEIIGIMELQIGFTKDYQSLGIENPQWFDLNETIQAAASAIHHPSVTVTVETGDLWIYADPMLEKVFYNLIDNALSHGTNLTRITFRALVSGETACIICEDDGGGVPLEFKEAIFVRKHFRHTGFGLFLSREILGITGLGIQETGEPGKGARFEITVPYQYFRIGNRAGA, from the coding sequence ATGCCTCCGCCTGTAAACAAAACTGATCCCGTCCCGTCTGCAGGAGAGATACTGCACGACTATGAGCGGAGATACCGGATGATGGCAGAGAACATTGCTCTTGGTATCTTCCAGATAACCATCGGGGAGAACGGGCAGGTCCTCTCGGGAAACCCTGTAATGGCAGCCATGCTCGGGTACGACAGGGTGGAGGACATTGTCGGCAGAAGCACAGACGATTTCTTTATCCGGTCGCGGGAACTCGAGGAACTCACAAACGAGCTCAGGAGGGCTGGATCCGTTGCCGGCCGCGAGATTCGCCTCATGCGCCGGGACGGATCGGAGATATGGGTCTCGATCCGGGCCTGGAGTGTGGGAATGGCAAAGGACGGTCTTATAGTGATAGAAGGGCTTGCAGAGGATATCACCGAGCGCCGGGTCTTCGAGAGCGAGATGCACTATCACGAATCCGAACTGAACCGGTATGCCCTGGCCCTTACCCTTGCAAACAAAAAACTCAACCTCCTCTCGAGTATCACCCGGCACGATATTCTCAACAAACTGACCGGTCTCATGGGGTACCTGGAACTGATAAAAGAGGAGTTTCCGGATCCCCGACTCCAGGAATATCTTACCATCCAGTCCGAGATAATCGGAATTATGGAACTCCAGATCGGCTTCACAAAGGACTACCAGAGTCTCGGCATCGAGAACCCGCAGTGGTTCGATCTTAACGAAACAATCCAGGCAGCCGCGTCTGCGATTCATCATCCGTCGGTGACCGTGACGGTCGAAACCGGCGATCTCTGGATCTACGCGGACCCGATGCTCGAAAAAGTGTTTTACAACCTTATCGACAATGCCCTCAGTCACGGGACGAACCTGACCCGGATCACGTTCAGGGCCTTGGTATCGGGTGAGACTGCCTGCATCATCTGCGAGGACGATGGCGGGGGGGTGCCCCTGGAATTCAAGGAAGCAATTTTTGTCCGGAAGCACTTCAGGCACACCGGCTTTGGCCTCTTCCTTTCCCGGGAGATTCTTGGTATCACGGGTCTTGGGATCCAGGAGACCGGTGAACCGGGCAAAGGTGCCCGGTTTGAGATAACCGTACCCTATCAGTATTTCCGTATCGGGAATCGAGCCGGTGCGTAA
- a CDS encoding MFS transporter — MRIPFTLFFGIFVIMALSNAIVPVLPAFAGSSTLQGAIYSAYFLGALVSTLPGGILSDRFGRITVMRAGLIITVASGVLLLTISNPFLALPARFVEGIGAGLFVAAGMSFVNSRPDHERMSGYYLALLNAGLVLGLVCAGWLSEVFTNASIGLLVFAALSVLPAAVSLTLRDTVSDGKTTFNPVLLRTLALDYFWLWLSAILLVGITGVIISLYPEFSDLPPHLVGFWIAGMSIATIVSVIVAPRFSFPPVTAIRWSAVLMAAGAVLSFFSPAGLVVIGVVAGVVMIAQMAFLAEIKEHQGTVMGLFSTSSYLGMAVLPFLAGIVADTAGFLAAFCTAAACAVLIALTIDRCSTCRH, encoded by the coding sequence ATGCGCATCCCCTTCACTCTTTTTTTCGGCATCTTCGTCATCATGGCGCTTTCGAACGCCATCGTGCCCGTGCTGCCGGCTTTTGCCGGAAGTTCCACGCTGCAGGGAGCAATCTATTCTGCCTATTTTCTCGGCGCTCTTGTGAGCACGCTTCCCGGTGGCATCCTCTCTGACCGGTTCGGCCGGATAACGGTCATGCGGGCAGGTCTTATCATCACGGTTGCAAGCGGCGTTCTTCTCCTCACCATCAGCAACCCGTTCCTGGCTCTTCCGGCCCGGTTTGTCGAAGGAATCGGGGCCGGACTTTTCGTGGCCGCAGGGATGTCCTTTGTGAACTCAAGGCCCGATCACGAGCGGATGAGCGGGTATTACCTGGCCCTCCTCAATGCCGGTCTTGTTCTTGGTCTTGTCTGTGCGGGCTGGTTGTCTGAGGTCTTCACCAATGCCAGCATCGGCCTTCTGGTCTTTGCCGCCCTTTCGGTTCTCCCGGCTGCAGTCAGCCTGACCCTCAGGGATACCGTTTCAGATGGAAAAACCACTTTTAATCCGGTGCTCCTGCGGACGCTTGCGCTTGACTACTTTTGGCTCTGGCTCTCTGCAATACTCCTTGTCGGGATCACCGGGGTTATCATCTCCCTGTACCCTGAATTTTCTGATCTGCCGCCCCATCTGGTAGGTTTCTGGATAGCGGGAATGAGTATTGCCACCATCGTCTCAGTCATAGTTGCGCCGCGCTTCTCATTTCCTCCGGTTACAGCCATCCGCTGGTCTGCAGTACTCATGGCTGCCGGGGCGGTTCTCTCGTTCTTCTCGCCCGCGGGTCTCGTGGTAATAGGAGTTGTGGCCGGTGTGGTCATGATAGCCCAGATGGCATTTCTTGCAGAGATCAAAGAGCACCAGGGAACTGTCATGGGATTGTTCTCAACCTCCAGTTACCTGGGCATGGCAGTCCTGCCGTTTCTGGCAGGCATTGTTGCCGATACGGCCGGATTCCTTGCAGCATTCTGCACAGCAGCAGCCTGTGCGGTTCTCATCGCCCTGACGATCGACCGCTGCTCTACCTGCCGGCATTAA
- a CDS encoding NAD(P)/FAD-dependent oxidoreductase codes for MAGNGCIIIGGGPAGLFCAIHAAAHGMPVTVLEKNPEPGAKLLLSGSGQCNITHDGEIRDFLTRYGSHGKFLKPALMSFTNRDLQAFFRDRGLPVMTDENGKIFPETRRAADVLAVLLAECRKRGVNIRCNEPVREVARDGGVFACTAKNTTYHAAAVVITTGGASYPKCGTTGDGFRLAAALGQPVTGTGPALTPLLIRPFPFSSLMGISFEGMHFTHWRDGKKMGDHTGDVLFTHLGLSGPGILDASRDIREGDEIRLSFAGNLRREEFAADIAQRAAENPGWQVSTILAKYPIPERLNRKLLKISGIAEDLTCAHFSATLRSALVKNCCEFPLIVAALGDYAVAMVTRGGVALEGVNQKTMESKIIPGLFFAGEVLDVDGDTGGYNLQAAFSTGYLAGTAAGRRLAGE; via the coding sequence ATGGCGGGGAACGGGTGTATTATTATCGGGGGAGGGCCGGCCGGTCTTTTCTGTGCAATCCATGCGGCAGCCCATGGCATGCCGGTCACAGTGCTTGAAAAGAACCCGGAGCCCGGTGCCAAGCTCCTGCTGTCCGGGTCCGGGCAATGCAATATTACGCATGACGGGGAGATCCGGGATTTCCTGACAAGATACGGGAGCCACGGAAAATTTTTGAAGCCGGCCCTCATGTCATTTACCAACCGGGATCTCCAGGCATTTTTCCGCGACCGGGGACTTCCGGTGATGACTGATGAGAACGGCAAGATCTTCCCGGAAACCCGGAGAGCGGCAGATGTCCTGGCAGTTCTCCTTGCCGAATGCCGGAAACGTGGTGTCAACATCCGCTGCAACGAACCGGTCCGTGAGGTTGCCCGGGACGGGGGAGTGTTTGCATGCACTGCAAAAAACACCACGTACCATGCGGCAGCGGTTGTCATCACAACCGGTGGCGCCTCGTACCCGAAGTGCGGGACAACCGGTGACGGGTTCCGTCTCGCAGCAGCGCTCGGCCAGCCGGTAACCGGGACCGGGCCTGCCCTCACACCGCTCCTGATCCGGCCGTTCCCGTTCTCATCTCTTATGGGCATCTCGTTTGAGGGGATGCATTTTACCCACTGGCGGGATGGAAAGAAAATGGGCGATCATACGGGAGATGTCCTTTTCACCCACCTGGGCCTCTCGGGGCCGGGCATTCTCGATGCCTCGCGGGATATCCGGGAGGGAGACGAGATCCGTCTCTCGTTTGCCGGGAACCTGCGGCGCGAGGAATTTGCAGCCGACATTGCACAACGGGCCGCAGAAAATCCCGGCTGGCAGGTGAGTACTATCCTTGCAAAATATCCTATCCCCGAACGGCTGAACCGGAAACTGCTCAAAATTTCCGGCATTGCAGAAGATCTCACATGCGCCCATTTCTCTGCAACCCTGCGATCTGCCCTTGTGAAGAACTGTTGCGAGTTCCCGCTGATCGTTGCAGCCCTTGGAGACTATGCCGTTGCCATGGTGACCCGGGGGGGCGTTGCGCTTGAAGGCGTGAACCAAAAAACCATGGAATCGAAGATCATTCCCGGACTCTTTTTTGCCGGCGAGGTGCTGGATGTGGACGGGGACACCGGCGGATACAACCTGCAGGCAGCGTTCTCCACCGGGTACCTTGCCGGAACTGCTGCCGGGAGACGGCTGGCCGGGGAATAA
- a CDS encoding coenzyme F420-0:L-glutamate ligase — protein sequence MEPIHVMGVQGLPLIHAGDNIAALICEKIPVQDGDILCIASTIYSKAKGYTKTLSSITPTERAVRLGKLNGEDPRFVQAVLDASNDIIMEHPFILSELAFGHIGVRAGVDQSNIEDGMVIFLPPDPMKSAEDLRDEIQKISGKDIGVIITDTCGRSFRRGQTGNAIGWSGFPAIRDFRGDTDLFGHVLKITEEAVVDEIAGFSNFVMGESNNGVPAVIFRNCGRWEGHDNLYFRNDEDITKRVLKKSAFE from the coding sequence ATGGAACCGATTCATGTCATGGGTGTGCAGGGCCTTCCCCTCATCCATGCCGGCGATAATATTGCGGCACTGATTTGCGAGAAAATACCGGTGCAGGATGGGGATATTCTCTGTATCGCCTCCACGATCTATTCAAAGGCGAAGGGGTACACCAAGACCCTCTCGTCAATTACACCCACAGAACGTGCGGTGCGCCTCGGGAAGCTGAATGGCGAAGACCCGCGCTTTGTTCAGGCAGTCCTGGATGCGTCCAACGATATCATCATGGAGCATCCGTTCATCCTTTCGGAACTGGCATTCGGGCATATCGGCGTCCGTGCTGGCGTTGACCAGTCCAATATCGAAGACGGGATGGTAATTTTTCTTCCCCCCGACCCGATGAAATCCGCAGAGGACTTGCGGGACGAGATACAGAAAATCAGCGGGAAAGATATCGGGGTTATCATAACCGATACCTGCGGCCGGTCCTTCCGGCGGGGCCAGACCGGGAACGCGATCGGCTGGAGCGGTTTTCCGGCTATCCGGGATTTCCGCGGGGACACGGATCTCTTCGGCCATGTGCTCAAGATCACCGAAGAGGCCGTTGTCGACGAGATCGCCGGGTTCTCGAATTTCGTGATGGGGGAGAGCAATAACGGGGTCCCGGCCGTTATCTTCCGCAACTGCGGAAGATGGGAAGGCCACGACAATCTCTACTTCAGGAACGATGAGGATATTACCAAACGCGTTCTCAAGAAGAGCGCTTTTGAATAA
- a CDS encoding universal stress protein translates to MFNTILVAVDGSETSQRALDKAVQMAKAGNAKLHAAYVIETGLFSSLPADNTVEIMYNVLQKEGEAVLDKAKVKAAASGVTLISHFKSGHAGSEVISLADKIKADLIIVGSHGKSQTDRLLIGSVSTFVVTHSTVSTLVVRS, encoded by the coding sequence ATGTTTAATACAATCCTTGTTGCAGTTGATGGTTCGGAGACCAGCCAGCGCGCACTTGACAAGGCTGTTCAGATGGCAAAGGCAGGAAATGCGAAACTCCATGCAGCCTATGTCATCGAGACTGGTCTGTTCTCATCCCTTCCTGCTGACAATACGGTTGAGATCATGTACAATGTTCTCCAGAAAGAGGGTGAGGCTGTTCTTGACAAGGCAAAAGTCAAGGCTGCAGCAAGCGGAGTCACCTTAATTTCCCATTTCAAGTCCGGCCATGCAGGCAGCGAGGTCATCTCCCTTGCAGATAAGATCAAGGCGGATCTGATCATTGTCGGATCCCATGGCAAGAGCCAGACCGACCGGCTCCTGATCGGCAGCGTAAGCACATTTGTTGTCACCCACAGCACGGTTTCAACCCTGGTGGTGAGATCATAA
- a CDS encoding preprotein translocase subunit Sec61beta: protein MAKKQGGRLLSSAGLVNYYESEDRRAVHISPITVMVVAAAIGIIVLVLNFVFGTKTV from the coding sequence ATGGCAAAGAAGCAAGGTGGCCGATTACTCTCCTCAGCAGGACTCGTCAATTATTACGAGAGCGAGGACCGTAGGGCAGTTCATATCAGTCCGATAACGGTAATGGTTGTCGCGGCAGCAATCGGTATTATCGTTCTGGTCCTGAATTTTGTATTCGGGACAAAGACGGTATAA
- a CDS encoding DUF1922 domain-containing protein: MYLIIRCPSCRKFSYVDRFQRWKLCPQCGHAQEVSKSPAYLEVVDFREAEHIVKEMEKHIHATKKTDFSPEETAELRHHYAQALRHRAKKPRA, from the coding sequence ATGTACCTCATCATCCGGTGCCCGTCCTGCAGGAAGTTCTCGTACGTGGATCGGTTTCAGCGCTGGAAACTCTGCCCGCAGTGCGGCCATGCCCAAGAGGTGAGCAAATCACCGGCTTACCTGGAAGTCGTCGACTTCCGTGAAGCAGAGCATATTGTAAAAGAGATGGAAAAGCACATCCATGCTACAAAAAAGACCGATTTTTCACCGGAAGAGACTGCTGAGCTGCGCCACCACTATGCACAGGCACTGAGGCACCGGGCAAAAAAACCCCGTGCCTGA
- a CDS encoding beta-CASP ribonuclease aCPSF1: protein MQIEERLKELKEKINEKVPRGITVTQVEFEGPELVIYTDDPKRFADEADLIKILARDLRKRIVVRPTILEDPEKAYNDIKAVVPESAGITDIFFDADTGEVLIEAEKPGVVIGKNGMTLRDITRHIGWTPKVVRTPPIESSTVKQVRQYLRSVNEERKQFLRTIGRRIHRDIPGREDTGKDAIKRDQWVRVTMLGCCREVGRAAFLLSTPNSKVLIDCGEKPDNANGTPYLYVPEIHPLSQLDAVVLTHAHLDHCALIPLLYKYGYEGPVYSTPPTRDLSAMLQLDYLDVINKEDRKIPYSSHEVKTYIRHSITLNYGSVTDIAPDIKLTFHNAGHILGSAIAHFHLGDGMYNIAFTGDFNYGKSRLFNPAINQFPRLEALFMESTYGGSNDFQQPRADAEARLYETINNVIQRGGKVIIPAFSVGRSQEVMLALEEGMRLEKIPKVKIYLDGMIREATAIHTTYPEYLNTELRNQIFREGMNPFLAECFQQVDSSDLREKAMNGDPCVIISTSGMLNGGPVMEYLLNLAQDEKNALVFVGYQADGTYGRRIQKGWREVPMGRKGTITINLEIVTVDGFSGHSDRRQLMNYIGQIQPRPEKIFCIHGDENNTIDLASSIYKRYHIETHSPMNLETYRMV, encoded by the coding sequence ATGCAGATAGAAGAACGGCTCAAAGAGCTCAAAGAAAAGATCAACGAGAAAGTTCCCCGGGGTATCACGGTAACCCAGGTTGAATTCGAAGGACCGGAACTCGTTATCTATACCGATGACCCGAAACGGTTCGCCGATGAGGCGGACTTAATCAAGATCCTTGCCCGCGACTTGAGGAAAAGGATCGTGGTACGCCCGACCATTCTTGAAGATCCCGAGAAAGCTTACAATGATATCAAGGCCGTTGTCCCTGAATCTGCCGGTATCACCGACATCTTCTTCGATGCGGATACCGGGGAAGTTCTGATCGAAGCAGAAAAGCCCGGGGTTGTCATCGGCAAGAACGGGATGACCCTGCGGGACATCACCCGCCATATCGGCTGGACCCCGAAAGTTGTCCGGACGCCCCCTATCGAAAGCAGCACGGTCAAGCAGGTACGCCAGTACCTCCGCTCGGTCAATGAAGAGCGCAAGCAATTCCTGCGCACCATCGGCCGCAGGATCCACCGCGACATCCCCGGTCGGGAAGATACCGGCAAGGATGCAATAAAGCGGGACCAGTGGGTCCGTGTCACGATGCTCGGCTGCTGCCGGGAAGTCGGCCGGGCAGCCTTCCTCCTTTCAACCCCGAACAGCAAAGTCCTGATCGATTGCGGGGAGAAGCCGGATAATGCAAACGGCACACCGTACCTGTATGTGCCGGAGATCCACCCGCTCTCCCAGCTCGATGCTGTTGTTCTCACCCACGCCCATCTCGACCACTGCGCCCTCATCCCTCTCCTGTACAAATACGGGTACGAAGGACCCGTCTACTCCACACCGCCGACCCGGGATCTCTCGGCCATGCTCCAGCTGGATTACCTGGACGTGATCAACAAGGAAGACCGGAAGATCCCGTACTCCTCCCACGAAGTCAAGACCTATATCCGGCACTCCATCACCCTCAACTATGGCAGTGTCACGGATATCGCTCCCGACATCAAGCTCACCTTCCACAATGCCGGGCATATCCTCGGGTCGGCCATTGCCCATTTCCATCTGGGCGACGGGATGTACAACATCGCGTTTACCGGGGACTTCAACTACGGCAAGAGCCGGCTCTTCAACCCGGCCATCAACCAGTTCCCGCGCCTCGAGGCACTCTTCATGGAGAGCACGTACGGCGGGAGCAATGATTTCCAGCAGCCCCGGGCCGATGCCGAGGCCCGGCTCTACGAGACCATCAACAATGTCATCCAGCGGGGCGGAAAAGTCATCATCCCCGCATTCTCGGTTGGCCGGTCGCAGGAAGTCATGCTGGCGCTCGAAGAAGGCATGCGCCTTGAGAAGATCCCGAAAGTCAAGATCTATCTCGACGGTATGATCCGGGAAGCAACCGCGATCCACACGACTTACCCGGAGTATCTCAATACGGAACTGAGAAACCAGATCTTCCGAGAGGGCATGAACCCGTTCCTTGCCGAATGCTTCCAGCAGGTGGACTCCTCTGACCTGCGCGAGAAAGCGATGAACGGCGATCCGTGCGTCATCATCTCAACAAGCGGCATGCTCAACGGCGGACCTGTCATGGAGTACCTTCTCAACCTTGCCCAGGACGAGAAGAATGCGCTCGTCTTTGTCGGGTACCAGGCGGACGGCACGTACGGCCGGCGTATCCAGAAAGGCTGGCGCGAAGTGCCCATGGGCCGCAAGGGAACGATCACGATCAACCTTGAGATTGTCACGGTCGATGGCTTCTCTGGACACTCCGACCGCCGGCAGCTGATGAACTACATCGGCCAGATCCAGCCCCGGCCCGAGAAGATCTTCTGCATACATGGCGATGAGAACAACACGATAGATCTCGCCAGCTCCATCTACAAGCGTTACCACATCGAGACACATTCTCCCATGAACCTCGAGACCTACCGCATGGTCTGA